The Sulfuricella sp. region TGGAGTGGGTGGCCTTCTTCCATACCGCAGGCGCTTTCATGATGCTGCTGTTCCTCATCGCCCACGTCTATCTGACCACGGCAGGGCATACCCCAACCGCGCACATCAGGGCCATGATTACCGGGTGGGAAGAAGTGTAAAACACGATCCGGGCTGAAAACAAAAGAGGCAGGGGATTGATTCCCTGCCTCTTTTTACATGGAGTTTCAGCCTGCCGGAGGTGCAGGCAGCTCCACGGCGTCCCGATTCATTTCGGTGCTGAAAAACTGAACATTGTTGCGGCCCTGTGACTTGGCATGATACATGGCGGTATCGGCGTTCTTCATCAAGGTACTGCCGTCCTCTCCATCATCCGGGCAAAAGGCAAGACCGATGCTGGGGGTGGAATGCAGCTGCTTGCCGCCAATGCTGTAATCCTGGCCCAGGGTATGCAGAATCTTGTCCGCCACGCGCTCGGCCGCCGCGGCATCCTCCACCTCGGTCAACACCACCACAAACTCGTCACCCCCCAGACGCGCCACGATATCGCTTTCGCGCACGCTGTTGCGCAGGCGTTTTGCCACCTCGATCAGCAGCTCGTCTCCCACAGCGTGGCCCAGGGTGTCGTTAATGGTCTTGAAGCGATCCATGTCGATAAACATCACCGCCAGCAGGCGTTGCTCCCGCCGCACCATGGCCAGCGCCTGTTCCAGCCGGTCCTGCAAGCTGAAGCGGTTGAACAGGCTGGTTAAGGCATCATGATGGGCCAGGTGGGTGATTTTCGCCTCGGCCTCCTTGCGCTCGGTAATATCGGTGAAGCTGGCGATGTAGTGGGTTACGCCCTCGTCGCGCCCGCGTACCGCCGATATCGCCACCCATTTCGGGTAAACGCTGCCATCCTTGCGCCGGTCCCAGATTTCCCCCTGCCAGTAGCCTTCCTGCTTTAGAGTGGCCCAAAGATTCTGATACGTATGCGGCTTGGTGTGGCCGGAAGCCAGCAGGCGCGGGTTCCTGCCCCGCACATCTTCGATTTCGTAGCCCGTCATGCGGGTAAATGCCGGGTTTACCGCCAGAATGTGGTTGCTGTTGTCACTGATGAGGATGGCCTCGCCACTGTGCTGGAATACGCTGGCGTAGAGCCGTAAATCCTGCTCCGCCTGCCAGCGCCCGGTGATGTCCTGCACCGTCCCGCTGGAGCGCAGCGCCCTGCCCTCCTCGTCGTAGAAAGTCTCGCAGCGCTCGTTCACCCACTTGATGCGGCCATCGGGCATGAGCAGGCGATGGGCGATTTCATAGGGGGCCCGCGCCGCCAGTGAGCGGGTATAGGCCTGGTTGACCTTCTCCCGGTCATCCGGATGGATGGCATTGAGGAAGGCTTCATAGGAAGCGCCGAACAGGGCGGGGTCGATTTCGAAAATGCGGAAAATTTCATCCGACCAGTTCAGCTTGTTGCTGACCAGATCAAGCATCCAGCTGCCGACCTGGGCAATGCGCTGGGCTTCGTTGAGACAAGCCGCGCTTTCGCGGACGGCAGCCTCGGCGGCATTGCGTTCGCTGATATCCATGGCAATGCCGAGAAAGCCGGTAATCGCCCCGCTCTGGTCATGAAGGGCGGTAACCGACAACTGCACAGGAAAGCGGGAGCCATCCTTGCGCAGATAGGTCCACTTAAACTCATTCGGCAAGCCGAGCCGGGTTCGAACGACAAACACCTCGAACCCCGGATCGAGGGAGATACCCAATTCCAGGGAAAAATCCCTGGCCCGTGCCGCAACTTCATCCGCATCGTGCAGGATCGCAGGGGTGCAAAGCCCGACCAGTTCGGCGGCACGATAACCCAGCATGCGCTCGGCGGCACGGTTGAATACCGTGATCACGCCATCCGGCTCCGTGGCGATAATGGCATAGGCGGCGTTATCGAGTATCGCGCCCTGCAAGGTAATCATATCCATGGCGCGAGTATACCCGCCCGCCACGGCGCAGAACAATTAAACACCCGCGGCAAACACCACTTTCACCACATCCTTGAACTGTCTTGCGAAATGGACTTTCACCCCGTCGCGAACATGCTCCGGCAACTCGTCGAAATCACGCCGGTTGGCCTCGGGCATGATCAGCTCCATGATCTTGACGCGCCGCGCGGCGATAACCTTCTCGCGCACCCCGCCAATCGCCAGCACTTCACCGGTCAGGGTCAGTTCGCCGGTCATGGCCAGCGGCCGGGTGATTTTCTGGTTGCGCGCCAGCGACAGCAGCGCCGTGGCCATGGTGATGCCGGCGCTTGGGCCATCCTTGGGCGTGGCACCTTCGGGCAGGTGCAGGTGCACGAAAGCTTCGTCGAAGAATTTCAGGTCGCCCTTGAACTCCTTGAGGTGTGAAGAGACATAGCTGTAGGCGATTTCAGCCGATTCCTTCATTACATCACCGAGCTGGCCGGTCATCTTGAAACCGCGGTTGCGGGTATGCACCCGCGTCGCCTCGATCGACAGCGTGACGCCACCCATCGCGGTCCACGCCAGACCGGTGACCACGCCGATGCCACTGAGCGGTTTTTCCTGGGTGAACAGCGGTTTGCCGAGGTAGTCCTCGACCTGGGCAACATTGATGCGGGCCAGTTCGGGCTCGCCACTCATGCGCTTCACTACGGATTTTCTCACCAGACGTCCGAGCTGTTTTTCCAGGTTGCGTACCCCGGCTTCGCGGGCATAGCCGTCAATCACATGCTTCAGCGCCGCATCGCTGATCGACAGCTCGCCCCGCTTGAGGCCGGTTTTTTCCAGTTGCTTGGGCCACAGGTGATGCTTGGCGATGGCGACTTTTTCGGCGGTGATGTAACCCGACAGGCGGATCACCTCCATGCGGTCGAGCAATGGTCCGGGAATGGTGTCGAGCTGGTTGGCGGTGCACACGAACAAGACTTTGGATAAATCGAAGCGCACATCGAGGTAATGGTCGAGAAAGTCGCTGTTCTGCTCCGGGTCAAGGACTTCGAGCAGGGATGATGCCGGATCGCCGTGATAAGAGGCACCGATCTTGTCCACCTCGTCCAGCATGATGACCGGGTTCTGAGTGTCGCACTCCTTGATCGCCTGGATGAACTTGCCCGGCATGGCGCCAATATAGGTGCGCCGGTGGCCCTTGATTTCCGCCTCGTCACGCATGCCGCCGAGCGAGAAACGGTAGAACTTGCGCCCCAGCGCATCGGCAATGGAATGTCCGATGGAGGTCTTGCCCACCCCGGGCGGCCCCACCAGCAGCACGATGGAACCGGCGATCTCGCCCTTCAGCGCGCCCACCGCGAGGAATTCGATAATGCGCTCCTTGACGTCATCCAGACCATCATGGTCGCGGTCGAGAATCTTGCGCGCGCGCTTGAGATCGAGCTTGTCCTTCGAAAATTTGCCCCACGGCAGCTGGGTCAGCCAGTCGAGGTAGTTGCGCGTGACGGCATATTCCGGCGAACCGGTTTCGAGCAGGGAGAGCTTCTGCATTTCCTCGTCCACGCGCTTCTGCGCCGACTCGGTCAGCTTGAGCTTGCCCAGGCGCTCCTGGAAACGCTCGATCTCCGCCGTCTTGTCGTCCTTGGCCAGCCCCAGTTCCTTCTGAATCGTTTTCAACTGTTCGCGCAGGAAAAACTCGCGCTGCTGCTTGGTCATCTTTTCATCGACCTGCTCGCGGATCTGGGACTGCAGGCGCGCGACATCCAGCTCCTTCTTGATCAGCACCAGCACCTTTTCCATGCGTTTCTTCAGGTTCAGGACCTCCAGCACGTCCTGCAATTTCTCCTTGGAAGCCGTGGTGAGGGAAGCGGCGAAATCCGTCAGCAAGGAAGGTTCGTTGGGGCTGAAGCGATTGAGGAAGAACTTGAGTTCCTCGCTATACAGCGGGTTGAGCGGCAGCAACTCCTTGATGGAATTGATGATCGCCATGGCATAGGCCTTCACCTCGTCGCTGTTGGCGCCCCGGCTGTCGCTGATGTACTCCACCTGCGCCAGGTAAGGTGTTGTCCTGGACAGCCATTTGACGATGCGGAAGCGCCGCTGCCCTTCGGCAATGAACTGGATCTTGCCCTCGGTGCGCACCGGATGGTGCATGTGCACCGCCGTCCCGGTGGCATAAAAGTCCTGCGGCGTGACCTCGTCGGCACTATTGGGCCGCACCAGCACCAGGCCGACCATCTTGTGTTCGGTGTCGCCGATTTTCTCCACCGTCTCCAGCCACGGCCCCATGTTCATCAGCAGGGGCAGGGTCTGGGCGGGAAAGAATGGCCGTTCGGTGAGCGGCAACAGATACAGGGTTTCGGGCAATGCCTGTTGTTGCAGCGCCAGTTGGGTAGACTCGATCACTTCACCTTCAATCGCTTCGTTTGCTTCGGGCATCTTGCTTTTCCAATGTGAGATCCATGCTTTCAAATTTTGTGGCCAGGCAGTGACAATTCAAGCCCGGACTTCACATACAATAGCCCGCATGAAACGAATTTACTTATTGCTGACGCTTCTCGCCACGTGTGCCACGGCTGCCGCATTCGAATTTCCGCTGAATTCGCGCACTTCTCCGGCATTGGCGGCAAGCGGCACCATCCAGCTGGCCTTCAGCCCGGAAGATGACACCGGCGCACTGGTGATCGAAGCCATCCGTGGCGCCAGAAAACAGGTTCTGGTGCAAACCTTCAGTTTTACCCACCGCAAGATCGCGCAGGCGCTGATTGAAGCCAAACGGCGCGGCATTGATGTGCAGCTGATTGCCGATGGCGAACAGATCCGCAAAATGCAGCGCGGTGTAGTGCCGGAAATTGCCGCCGGAGGGGTTCCGACCTTCGTGGACCGCGAGCATGACAGCGCCCACAACAAGATCATGGTGATTGATGCAGGTCTGCCCCAGGCTGCCGTCATCACCGGTTCATTCAACTTTACCCATGCGGCGCAGTACAAGAATGCGGAAAACCTGCTGATCTTTCGTGGCAACCCGCAGCTGACCCAGGCCTATCTGAAAAACTGGCAGCGGCACCGCGCCCATGCGCAAGCTTTCGAGGCTCACCGCTACTGATGCAAAATACCCAGGAAATCCACAATCTGCTGCTCGAACTGCTGAATGACCTCGGCCAGACCGCCATGCTGTGGCAGCTCGCCGCCCTGGCGCTCAGCCTCGGCCTGGCCTGGCTGGTCACGCGGCTGATTCGCAAGCAGATCCCGGTGCAGCAAGGCGCATGGAAGCTGGGCATGGGCGGCGTGGACCGGATCATTTTCCCGCTGACCGCGCTGCTGCTGGTGCTGGTGGGCAAAACGCTGCTCAACCACTGGCATTCCATCAGCGTGCTCAATCTCGCCGTCCCGCTGCTGCTCTCGCTCGCCCTGGTGCGGCTGGCGGTGTACATGCTGAGGCATATTTTCGCCCCCAGCGGCTGGCTGCAAACCTCGGAGCGTTTCATTGCGATCCTGATCTGGAGCGGCGTGGCGCTGCACATTTCCGGCTTTCTGCCGGAAATTCTGGGCGTGCTGGAGGATTTCAGCTTCCGTATCGGCAAGCAGAAAATCTCCCTGCTGATGATCCTGAGCGGGCTGCTTTCCATTGCCGTGACGCTGCTGGTCGCCATGTGGCTGGCCTCGACGCTGGAAAAACGCCTGATGGCGGCGGACAGGCTGGACATGAGCCTGCGCGTGGTGCTGACCAAGCTCATCCGGGCGGGGCTGTTGCTGCTGGGCATCCTGGTCGCGCTGCCCATCGCCGGCATCGACATCACCGTGCTCTCGGTGTTCGGCGGCGCGCTGGGCGTGGGCATCGGCTTCGGCCTGCAGAAAATCGCCAGCAATTATGTCAGCGGCTTCATCATCCTGCTCGACCGCTCCATCCGCATCGGCGACCTGGTCACGGTGGACAACCGCTATGGCAGCGTGACCGCCATCACCTCGCGCTATGTGGTGGTCAAGGGCATGGACGGCACCGAGGCCATCATTCCCAACGAGACCCTGATCACGTCCACGGTGCTGAACCACTCCTACACCAACCACGAACTGCGCATTGGCATCCCGGTGCAGATCAGCTATGAAAGTCCGCTGGAAACAGCCATGTCCATCATGTTCGAGGTTGCATGCAAGCACCCCCGGGTCCTGCGGAAACAGGAAATCGAACCCAGGGTGTTCCTGAAAACCTTTGCCGAAAATGGCATCGAGCTGGAACTGTCGCTATGGATCAAGGACCCCGAGGAAGGCCAGATGAACCTGCGCTCGGAAATCAATCTGGATATCTGGCGCCGCTTCCAGCAGGCAGGTATCGAAATTCCCTACCCGCAGCGCGTGATCAAACTCCTGCAGTAAACTGATGGGGCATATTCGGCCCCCCAGAAAAATTTCCGCAATAACGGGTATGACAGTAGCCACCCCGAGGCTCAAGCCTCCCCGGAGCTTTTTGCCCTCCTACAATTTCGCCTTGACCCACCCGGCCACGCCGGCCAATGCCTGGGCCAGATTTTCCGGCTGGGTGCCGCCCGCCTGCGCCATGTCAGGGCGTCCGCCGCCCTTGCCACCGACCTGCTGGGCAACAAAATTGACCAGTTCGCCAGCCTTCACTTTTGCCGTCAGATCGGCGGTGACGCCGGCGATCAGGCTCACCTTGCCGTCGGCCACGGCCGCCAGCACGATGGCGGCGCTGCCGAGCTTGTCCTTGAGCTTGTCCAGGGTTTCGCGCAGGGTTTTGGCATCCGCGCCTTCCAGCGCGGCGGCCAGCACCCTGGCGCCGTTCACTTCCACCACCTGAGCGGCCAGCTCGTCGCCCTGGCTGGAAGCCAGCTTGGACTTGAGCTTGGCCAGCTCCTTTTCCAGGGCCTTCACATTGTCCATGATCTGGGCGATCTTGCCCGGCAATTCCTGGGCGGGCGCCTTGAACGCGCTCGCGGCCTGGGCCAGCAAGGCCTGCTGCTCCTGCACGTGGGCCAGGGCATTGTCGCCGGTCAGCGCCTCGATGCGGCGCACCCCGGCGGCCACGCCGCCCTCGGCCAGCACCTTGAACAGGCCGATGTCGCCGCTGCGGGCAACATGCGTCCCGCCGCACAGCTCGCGCGAGCTGCCGATGTCCAGCACCCGCACCTCGTCGCCGTATTTCTCGCCGAACAGCATCATCGCACCCAGTTTCTGCGCCTCCTCGATCGGCAGCACGCGCACGCAACTGGCCTGGTTGGCGAGGATTTCGGCATTGACCAGCGCCTCCACCCGGCGAATTTCCTCGGCGCTCAGCGCCGCATTGTGGGCGAAGTCGAAACGCGTCTTGTCGGCATCCACCTGAGAACCCTTCTGCTGCACATGCTCGCCCAGCACTTCGCGCAGGGCCTTGTGCATCAGGTGGGTGGCGGAATGGTTGCGCATGGTGCGGGCGCGCGCCTGGCCGTCCACCCTGGCGGTCACGCCGTTGCCGACACTGATCTTGCCGGTCCGCACCACACCGTGGTGACCGAACACGGCAGCCTGGATTTTCTGCGTGTCTTCCACGGCAAAAATACCATGCGTGCTCTGCAGCAGGCCGCGATCGCCCGCCTGGCCGCCGGATTCGGCGTAGAACGGCGTGTCGTCCAGCACCACCACGCCGGTCTCGCCTTCCAGCAATTCGTTGACCGGCGCGCCGTCGCGATACAGGGCCAGCACGTTGCCCCTGGTTTCGAGCTGGTCATAGCCGTGGAAAGAGGTGGCCGGGCCTTCGTATTCCAGATTGGCCGCCATCTTGAACTTGCCGGCGGCACGCGCCTGCTCTTTCTGACGGCTCATGGCGGCATCGAAGGCGGCCGCGTCCACGCTGACGCCATGCTCGCGGCATACGTCCTGGGTCAGGTCGAGCGGGAAGCCGTAGGTATCGTGCAGCTTGAAGGCGGTTTCGCCATTGAAAATCTTGTTGCCCTGCCCGGCCATTGCCGCCAGATCCGCTTCCAGGATGACCATGCCATGCTCGATGGTGGCAAAAAAGCGTTCCTCTTCCTGCTTCAGCACCTCGGTCACGCGTGCCTGATTCTGCCTCAGTTCCGGGTAGGCCTCGCCCATCTCGGCATCGAGATCGGCAACCATCCTGTGGAAGAAGGCGGCACGCGCGCCCAACTTGTAGCCGTGGCGGATGGCGCGGCGGATGATGCGGCGCAGCACGTAGCCGCGCCCCTCGTTGCCGGGGATGATGCCGTCAGCGATGAGGAAAGCGCAGGCGCGGATGTGGTCGGCCAGCACTTTCAATGAAGGGCTGTCGAGGTCGGCACAGTGCGTTTCGCGCGCGGCGGCCTTGATCAGGGTCTGGAACAGGTCGATCTCGTAGTTGGCATGCACGCCCTGCAACACGGCGGAGATGCGCTCCAGGCCCATGCCGGTGTCCACCGATGGCTTGGGCAGCGGATGCATCACGCCCTGCTCATCGCGGTTGAACTGCATGAACACGTTGTTCCAGATTTCGATGTAGCGGTCGCCGTCTTCCTCCGGCGTGCCGGGCAGGCCGCCGGGAATGTGCGCACCGTGGTCGTAGAAAATCTCGGTGCAGGGACCGCAGGGGCCGGTGTCGCCCATCATCCAGAAATTGTCGGAGGCGTAGCGCGCGCCCTTGTTGTCGCCGATGCGGATGACGCGCTCGCTGGCCAGGCCGATTTCCTTGGTCCAGATGTCGAAAGCCTCGTCATCCTCGGCATACACCGTGACATAAAGCCTGTCCTTGGGCAGTTTGAATACGACAGTGAGCAGCTCCCAGGCGTACTGGATGGCATCGCGCTTGAAGTAGTCGCCGAAGCTGAAATTGCCCAGCATCTCGAAGAAGGTATGGTGGCGTGCCGTGTAGCCGACGTTTTCCAGATCGTTGTGCTTGCCCCCG contains the following coding sequences:
- the alaS gene encoding alanine--tRNA ligase, translated to MKSSEIRKQFLDYFASKGHTVVPSSSLVPHEDPTLLFTNAGMNQFKDVFLGFDKRPYTRAASSQKCVRAGGKHNDLENVGYTARHHTFFEMLGNFSFGDYFKRDAIQYAWELLTVVFKLPKDRLYVTVYAEDDEAFDIWTKEIGLASERVIRIGDNKGARYASDNFWMMGDTGPCGPCTEIFYDHGAHIPGGLPGTPEEDGDRYIEIWNNVFMQFNRDEQGVMHPLPKPSVDTGMGLERISAVLQGVHANYEIDLFQTLIKAAARETHCADLDSPSLKVLADHIRACAFLIADGIIPGNEGRGYVLRRIIRRAIRHGYKLGARAAFFHRMVADLDAEMGEAYPELRQNQARVTEVLKQEEERFFATIEHGMVILEADLAAMAGQGNKIFNGETAFKLHDTYGFPLDLTQDVCREHGVSVDAAAFDAAMSRQKEQARAAGKFKMAANLEYEGPATSFHGYDQLETRGNVLALYRDGAPVNELLEGETGVVVLDDTPFYAESGGQAGDRGLLQSTHGIFAVEDTQKIQAAVFGHHGVVRTGKISVGNGVTARVDGQARARTMRNHSATHLMHKALREVLGEHVQQKGSQVDADKTRFDFAHNAALSAEEIRRVEALVNAEILANQASCVRVLPIEEAQKLGAMMLFGEKYGDEVRVLDIGSSRELCGGTHVARSGDIGLFKVLAEGGVAAGVRRIEALTGDNALAHVQEQQALLAQAASAFKAPAQELPGKIAQIMDNVKALEKELAKLKSKLASSQGDELAAQVVEVNGARVLAAALEGADAKTLRETLDKLKDKLGSAAIVLAAVADGKVSLIAGVTADLTAKVKAGELVNFVAQQVGGKGGGRPDMAQAGGTQPENLAQALAGVAGWVKAKL
- the lon gene encoding endopeptidase La, encoding MPEANEAIEGEVIESTQLALQQQALPETLYLLPLTERPFFPAQTLPLLMNMGPWLETVEKIGDTEHKMVGLVLVRPNSADEVTPQDFYATGTAVHMHHPVRTEGKIQFIAEGQRRFRIVKWLSRTTPYLAQVEYISDSRGANSDEVKAYAMAIINSIKELLPLNPLYSEELKFFLNRFSPNEPSLLTDFAASLTTASKEKLQDVLEVLNLKKRMEKVLVLIKKELDVARLQSQIREQVDEKMTKQQREFFLREQLKTIQKELGLAKDDKTAEIERFQERLGKLKLTESAQKRVDEEMQKLSLLETGSPEYAVTRNYLDWLTQLPWGKFSKDKLDLKRARKILDRDHDGLDDVKERIIEFLAVGALKGEIAGSIVLLVGPPGVGKTSIGHSIADALGRKFYRFSLGGMRDEAEIKGHRRTYIGAMPGKFIQAIKECDTQNPVIMLDEVDKIGASYHGDPASSLLEVLDPEQNSDFLDHYLDVRFDLSKVLFVCTANQLDTIPGPLLDRMEVIRLSGYITAEKVAIAKHHLWPKQLEKTGLKRGELSISDAALKHVIDGYAREAGVRNLEKQLGRLVRKSVVKRMSGEPELARINVAQVEDYLGKPLFTQEKPLSGIGVVTGLAWTAMGGVTLSIEATRVHTRNRGFKMTGQLGDVMKESAEIAYSYVSSHLKEFKGDLKFFDEAFVHLHLPEGATPKDGPSAGITMATALLSLARNQKITRPLAMTGELTLTGEVLAIGGVREKVIAARRVKIMELIMPEANRRDFDELPEHVRDGVKVHFARQFKDVVKVVFAAGV
- a CDS encoding phospholipase D family protein, translated to MKRIYLLLTLLATCATAAAFEFPLNSRTSPALAASGTIQLAFSPEDDTGALVIEAIRGARKQVLVQTFSFTHRKIAQALIEAKRRGIDVQLIADGEQIRKMQRGVVPEIAAGGVPTFVDREHDSAHNKIMVIDAGLPQAAVITGSFNFTHAAQYKNAENLLIFRGNPQLTQAYLKNWQRHRAHAQAFEAHRY
- a CDS encoding mechanosensitive ion channel domain-containing protein; the encoded protein is MQNTQEIHNLLLELLNDLGQTAMLWQLAALALSLGLAWLVTRLIRKQIPVQQGAWKLGMGGVDRIIFPLTALLLVLVGKTLLNHWHSISVLNLAVPLLLSLALVRLAVYMLRHIFAPSGWLQTSERFIAILIWSGVALHISGFLPEILGVLEDFSFRIGKQKISLLMILSGLLSIAVTLLVAMWLASTLEKRLMAADRLDMSLRVVLTKLIRAGLLLLGILVALPIAGIDITVLSVFGGALGVGIGFGLQKIASNYVSGFIILLDRSIRIGDLVTVDNRYGSVTAITSRYVVVKGMDGTEAIIPNETLITSTVLNHSYTNHELRIGIPVQISYESPLETAMSIMFEVACKHPRVLRKQEIEPRVFLKTFAENGIELELSLWIKDPEEGQMNLRSEINLDIWRRFQQAGIEIPYPQRVIKLLQ
- a CDS encoding PAS domain S-box protein; translation: MDMITLQGAILDNAAYAIIATEPDGVITVFNRAAERMLGYRAAELVGLCTPAILHDADEVAARARDFSLELGISLDPGFEVFVVRTRLGLPNEFKWTYLRKDGSRFPVQLSVTALHDQSGAITGFLGIAMDISERNAAEAAVRESAACLNEAQRIAQVGSWMLDLVSNKLNWSDEIFRIFEIDPALFGASYEAFLNAIHPDDREKVNQAYTRSLAARAPYEIAHRLLMPDGRIKWVNERCETFYDEEGRALRSSGTVQDITGRWQAEQDLRLYASVFQHSGEAILISDNSNHILAVNPAFTRMTGYEIEDVRGRNPRLLASGHTKPHTYQNLWATLKQEGYWQGEIWDRRKDGSVYPKWVAISAVRGRDEGVTHYIASFTDITERKEAEAKITHLAHHDALTSLFNRFSLQDRLEQALAMVRREQRLLAVMFIDMDRFKTINDTLGHAVGDELLIEVAKRLRNSVRESDIVARLGGDEFVVVLTEVEDAAAAERVADKILHTLGQDYSIGGKQLHSTPSIGLAFCPDDGEDGSTLMKNADTAMYHAKSQGRNNVQFFSTEMNRDAVELPAPPAG